In Candidatus Poribacteria bacterium, the following proteins share a genomic window:
- a CDS encoding cobalamin-binding protein, giving the protein MRRSTIVLIFVFLTLTLMFGCSKGKMESNSAGMMKIFRDQLDRRVKVKFPPRRIVSMAPSVTEMLFAIGLGDKIVGVTDYCDYPPAALKKPKIGGYYNPNVETILSLNPDLVIATADGYNRGVVNKLTSLGVSCYVVNPQTIEGILNTMIELGRITGRAKEAQETVERLRRRVEAIRSKVREIPPDRRVKVFYCVGPTELWTAGSGTYIDDLIEEAGGINIAHGSKQRWFQFSGEELIKDNPDVIIVAGMISNDKAVDLPLWSKYKEVKAVREGKIYPFDPDMLNRPGPRSVDVLEMMFKRFYPSGGSADDK; this is encoded by the coding sequence ATGAGACGGTCAACAATCGTTCTGATATTTGTGTTTTTAACCCTTACCCTTATGTTCGGATGTTCCAAGGGAAAAATGGAATCCAACTCGGCCGGGATGATGAAGATATTTAGGGATCAGCTCGATCGTAGGGTTAAGGTAAAGTTTCCCCCGCGTAGGATCGTCTCGATGGCCCCTAGCGTGACGGAGATGCTGTTCGCCATCGGGTTGGGGGATAAGATCGTGGGGGTGACCGACTACTGCGACTATCCCCCTGCTGCTTTGAAGAAACCAAAGATCGGAGGATATTATAATCCGAACGTTGAGACGATCCTCTCACTCAATCCCGATCTCGTTATCGCCACAGCAGACGGATATAACAGAGGGGTTGTAAATAAACTCACCTCATTGGGGGTCTCATGTTATGTCGTCAATCCTCAGACGATCGAGGGTATACTTAACACGATGATCGAGCTCGGACGGATAACCGGTAGGGCGAAGGAGGCTCAGGAAACGGTTGAAAGGCTGCGCAGACGGGTTGAGGCGATCCGCTCAAAGGTGAGGGAAATTCCCCCTGATAGGAGGGTTAAAGTCTTCTATTGCGTCGGACCAACGGAGCTGTGGACGGCCGGATCAGGCACCTACATAGATGATCTGATAGAGGAGGCGGGCGGCATAAACATCGCTCACGGATCGAAACAGCGCTGGTTTCAGTTCAGCGGAGAGGAGCTGATCAAGGATAATCCCGACGTGATCATCGTGGCAGGGATGATCTCAAACGATAAAGCGGTTGATCTGCCGCTTTGGTCGAAATACAAGGAGGTTAAAGCGGTCAGGGAGGGGAAGATATACCCCTTCGATCCGGATATGCTCAACAGACCCGGGCCGAGATCGGTCGATGTATTGGAGATGATGTTCAAGCGATTTTATCCCTCCGGGGGATCGGCAGACGACAAATAG
- a CDS encoding VWA domain-containing protein, whose translation MIPDLLYRRRLNAAITISLLLHLIAALIYMLYPREYQPIAEKGIAVDVIKTVVQPIKRKPKLKEPVKMVFNPRKDIGRPDPSKLAKASPSKITEVIRLSNRVPFRNVEINQREQADVTPLVMTYANLNEPDTSLLSGPVSLKGPEDGRGIVTGRVRVPGHGRNGLSLVDSEGTSTEGLLGGGDDASQGVADDLGMIKFIDEQSGPQKVVYCLDVSSSMGIAGLNKLQLAIRSIRASLLNLKEEDSFNIITFSSTVSKMSRNMLQANMKNIDKAFAFLREYLIRDISNNLGTDILGAVLEALKMKPTVVVLVTDGMPTPGGGRSDIVTDIEQITDAVMAVNKGKAKIYSVGLEMDLKSSPGIALLKRLADVTGGRFKNVTRDELLKSYCRSTSMP comes from the coding sequence TTGATACCCGACCTGCTTTACAGACGAAGGTTGAACGCCGCCATAACCATATCGCTTTTGCTGCATCTGATAGCAGCCCTCATATACATGCTTTATCCACGCGAGTATCAACCCATCGCGGAGAAAGGCATCGCCGTCGACGTGATAAAAACGGTCGTACAACCTATAAAGAGAAAACCCAAGCTCAAAGAACCGGTCAAGATGGTGTTTAACCCTCGTAAGGATATCGGCAGACCGGATCCCAGTAAGCTCGCCAAGGCCTCACCCAGCAAGATAACCGAGGTGATAAGGTTAAGCAATCGGGTGCCGTTCAGGAATGTGGAGATAAACCAAAGGGAACAGGCAGACGTGACACCTCTGGTTATGACCTATGCTAACCTGAATGAACCGGATACTTCGCTCCTCTCCGGTCCCGTCTCCCTCAAAGGCCCGGAGGATGGTAGAGGCATAGTGACGGGAAGAGTTAGGGTGCCCGGACATGGAAGGAACGGGTTGTCGCTCGTCGATTCGGAAGGCACCAGCACGGAAGGCCTTCTCGGCGGTGGCGATGACGCCAGCCAGGGAGTAGCCGATGATCTGGGGATGATTAAATTCATAGATGAGCAGTCAGGGCCACAAAAGGTGGTCTATTGCCTGGATGTCTCCTCTAGCATGGGGATCGCAGGGTTGAACAAGCTTCAATTGGCGATCAGATCCATCAGAGCCTCACTTCTGAATCTCAAGGAGGAGGATAGCTTTAACATCATCACCTTCTCCAGCACCGTTTCAAAGATGAGCAGGAACATGCTCCAGGCGAATATGAAAAACATAGACAAGGCCTTCGCCTTCCTGCGCGAGTATCTTATAAGGGATATCAGCAACAACCTCGGAACGGACATATTGGGAGCGGTGCTTGAGGCATTGAAGATGAAACCGACCGTGGTGGTGCTGGTCACAGATGGTATGCCGACTCCAGGTGGTGGTAGAAGCGATATCGTCACCGATATCGAGCAGATAACGGATGCCGTTATGGCCGTGAATAAGGGCAAGGCGAAGATATACTCTGTGGGGTTGGAGATGGACCTCAAAAGCTCCCCTGGAATCGCCTTGCTTAAAAGGCTTGCCGATGTAACCGGCGGCAGATTCAAGAACGTCACTCGTGATGAGCTGCTCAAATCCTATTGTAGATCCACCTCTATGCCGTGA